The following coding sequences are from one Terriglobales bacterium window:
- a CDS encoding SpoIVB peptidase S55 domain-containing protein, protein MPVSEIKAGMRGVAYTVFEGVKPEPMEVEVLGVLKNNFNGPKSDVILVRLHGKKVEYTGVVAGMSGSPVYFNGKLAGAIAFRLGEFSREPIAGVTPIEEMLAINELDRTVPAEPVSGGKPKAVTTRTSMTVPEAAEPAAYAQYLKPIGAPLVFSGFSEDAVRRFSPQFASAGMVPVMGAGSVSDEKQPEPLEPGSAVSALLVRGDMNIAATCTVTYMDPERLLACGHPLLQFGMVDMPMTKATVLATLPSPANAFKIVNATEQVGSFVQDRHTGIMGRMGKEPRMIPVTLTVHGGSTPRSYRYEVLSNSKITPLLMMATVFNSLQSMTDAGDDITFRMTGKITVAGYPDVNLKNMYAPLDAGAPTSFAVAISLGDRFGRIFENPYVRPQIEGVTMDLDLIRERKFAKLESARVNVTEARPGDQIVVEAVLRPYRGERIVRQIPVKVPTSTPKGTLRILVSDADTLDRARRMSMNWGTRFDLGTTIAALNKEHLNDHLYVSLLEPNPQAMIEDKVMPTLPLSVINVMDGMRGTRDMLVTGESAVDEASTPLSYVVSGAQIITVSIK, encoded by the coding sequence ATGCCCGTCAGCGAGATCAAGGCCGGGATGCGGGGCGTCGCCTACACCGTGTTCGAAGGCGTGAAGCCCGAGCCGATGGAGGTCGAGGTCCTCGGCGTGCTGAAGAACAACTTCAACGGTCCGAAGAGCGACGTCATCCTCGTCCGCCTGCACGGCAAGAAAGTGGAGTACACCGGCGTGGTCGCCGGCATGAGCGGCAGCCCGGTCTACTTCAACGGGAAGCTCGCCGGCGCCATCGCGTTCCGGCTGGGCGAGTTCTCGCGCGAGCCCATTGCCGGCGTCACGCCCATCGAGGAGATGCTGGCCATCAACGAGCTCGACCGCACCGTCCCGGCCGAGCCGGTCTCCGGCGGCAAGCCGAAAGCGGTCACGACCCGGACGTCCATGACCGTGCCCGAAGCCGCCGAGCCCGCCGCCTACGCGCAATATCTGAAGCCCATCGGCGCGCCCCTGGTCTTCTCCGGATTCAGTGAAGACGCGGTGCGCCGCTTCTCTCCGCAGTTCGCCTCCGCCGGCATGGTGCCGGTCATGGGCGCGGGCTCCGTCTCCGACGAGAAGCAGCCCGAGCCGCTGGAACCCGGTTCCGCCGTGAGCGCGCTGCTGGTGCGCGGCGACATGAACATCGCCGCCACCTGCACCGTCACCTACATGGATCCCGAGCGCCTGCTGGCGTGCGGCCACCCGCTGCTCCAGTTCGGCATGGTCGACATGCCGATGACCAAGGCCACCGTGCTCGCCACGCTGCCCTCGCCCGCCAACGCTTTCAAGATCGTCAACGCCACCGAGCAGGTCGGCTCCTTCGTGCAGGACCGCCACACCGGCATCATGGGTCGCATGGGCAAGGAGCCCCGCATGATCCCGGTGACGCTCACCGTGCACGGCGGCTCGACCCCGCGCAGCTACCGGTACGAGGTCTTGTCGAACTCCAAGATCACGCCGCTGCTCATGATGGCGACCGTCTTCAACTCGCTGCAGAGCATGACCGACGCGGGCGACGACATCACCTTCCGCATGACCGGCAAGATCACCGTCGCTGGGTACCCGGACGTCAACCTGAAGAACATGTACGCGCCGCTCGACGCGGGCGCGCCCACCAGCTTCGCGGTGGCCATCTCGCTCGGCGACCGCTTCGGACGCATCTTCGAGAACCCCTACGTCCGACCTCAGATCGAGGGCGTCACCATGGACCTCGACCTCATCCGCGAGCGCAAGTTCGCGAAGCTGGAAAGCGCGCGCGTCAACGTGACGGAAGCGCGGCCCGGCGACCAGATCGTGGTCGAAGCCGTGCTGCGGCCGTATCGCGGCGAGCGCATCGTCCGCCAGATCCCGGTAAAGGTGCCGACGTCCACCCCGAAGGGCACGCTGCGCATCCTGGTGTCCGACGCCGACACGCTCGACCGCGCGCGCCGCATGTCCATGAACTGGGGCACGCGCTTCGATCTCGGCACCACCATCGCCGCGCTCAACAAGGAGCACCTCAACGACCATCTCTACGTTTCGTTGCTCGAGCCCAACCCGCAGGCGATGATCGAGGACAAAGTCATGCCCACGCTGCCGCTCTCCGTCATCAACGTGATGGACGGCATGCGCGGCACGCGCGACATGCTCGTCACCGGCGAGAGCGCCGTGGACGAGGCTTCCACTCCGCTCTCGTACGTCGTGAGCGGCGCGCAGATCATCACCGTCTCCATCAAGTGA
- a CDS encoding ZIP family metal transporter, with product MSPIILAMLLGVTAATANVVGGTIIVQKHWERRYLKYFIALGSGFMLATALIEMVPESLKPELNRNGWAPVLILAGYLLVHFFEHTVTGHFHFGEETHEHELAAPHRSISVLLGLLIHAFFDGIAIASGFLVSNWLGWIVFLAVFLHKMPEGFTVTSVMLASGRSRFKSWGASVMLGAATLAGVAVMAVFRHSVDAGLPLSAGVTIYVAATDLLPEVNREPGWRIAVTVFLGVALMFVLDRFFHVR from the coding sequence ATGTCGCCGATCATCCTTGCCATGCTGCTGGGCGTGACCGCGGCCACCGCCAACGTGGTGGGCGGCACCATCATCGTCCAGAAGCACTGGGAGCGCCGCTACCTCAAGTACTTCATCGCGCTCGGCTCCGGCTTCATGCTCGCCACCGCGCTCATCGAGATGGTTCCGGAAAGCCTGAAACCGGAACTGAATCGCAACGGCTGGGCGCCGGTGCTCATCCTCGCCGGCTACCTGCTGGTGCACTTCTTCGAGCACACCGTCACCGGGCACTTCCACTTCGGCGAAGAGACGCATGAACACGAGCTTGCGGCGCCGCACCGTAGCATCTCGGTGCTGCTGGGGCTCCTCATCCACGCGTTCTTCGACGGCATCGCCATCGCCTCCGGCTTCCTGGTCTCGAACTGGCTCGGCTGGATCGTCTTCCTCGCCGTCTTCCTGCACAAGATGCCGGAGGGCTTCACCGTCACCTCGGTGATGCTGGCGAGCGGCCGCAGCCGCTTCAAGTCGTGGGGCGCCTCGGTGATGCTGGGAGCCGCGACCCTGGCGGGCGTGGCGGTCATGGCCGTCTTCCGCCACTCGGTAGACGCCGGCCTGCCGCTCTCGGCGGGAGTGACCATCTACGTCGCCGCCACCGACCTGCTGCCCGAGGTCAACCGCGAGCCCGGGTGGCGCATCGCCGTCACCGTCTTCCTCGGCGTCGCGCTCATGTTCGTGCTGGACCGCTTCTTCCACGTGAGATAG
- the ychF gene encoding redox-regulated ATPase YchF, whose translation MKSGIIGLPQVGKSALFQILTKAHVAEHANPREAHLGVAKVPDERLDKLSALFNPKKTVHASVEYVDVAAVGQEALKEAAYASTLRNVDSLVHVVRAFDNPAVAHVGELDPLRDIKNVDFDLMVSDLGQIEKRLERLEKDLKKMRSPELQAENDVLQRAKKWLESEKPLREMELSAPEEKAIRGFMFLSQKPILYVLNISESTDLGKDLEAAVAKFNLKEVASRPNAGATAICGKVEAELAEMSDADAADFLSSYSLTESGLARLIRKTYELLGLISFFTVGEDECRAWTVKRGSRAVEAAGAIHSDLEKHFIRAETIHWDQLLEAGSEANARGKGTLRLEGKDYIVKDGDVMHIRHSG comes from the coding sequence ATGAAGTCAGGGATCATCGGTCTTCCCCAGGTCGGCAAGTCGGCGCTCTTCCAGATCCTGACGAAGGCGCATGTCGCGGAGCACGCCAACCCGCGCGAGGCGCACCTCGGCGTGGCGAAAGTGCCCGACGAGCGGCTGGACAAGCTCTCGGCGCTGTTCAATCCCAAGAAGACGGTGCACGCCAGCGTGGAATACGTGGACGTCGCCGCGGTCGGCCAGGAGGCGCTGAAAGAGGCCGCCTACGCCAGCACGCTGCGCAATGTGGATTCGCTGGTCCATGTGGTGCGCGCCTTCGACAATCCCGCGGTCGCGCACGTCGGCGAGCTCGACCCGCTGCGCGACATCAAGAACGTGGACTTCGACCTCATGGTCTCCGACCTCGGACAGATCGAGAAGCGCCTCGAGCGTCTGGAAAAAGACCTGAAGAAGATGCGCTCGCCCGAGTTGCAGGCGGAGAACGACGTGCTGCAGCGCGCGAAGAAGTGGCTGGAGAGCGAGAAGCCGCTGCGCGAGATGGAGCTCTCGGCGCCCGAGGAGAAGGCGATCCGCGGTTTCATGTTCCTCAGCCAGAAGCCCATCCTCTACGTGCTGAACATCAGCGAGAGCACCGACCTGGGCAAGGATTTGGAGGCCGCGGTCGCAAAGTTCAACCTGAAGGAGGTGGCCTCGCGGCCGAACGCAGGCGCGACCGCCATCTGCGGCAAGGTAGAGGCAGAGCTGGCCGAGATGTCCGACGCCGACGCCGCCGACTTCCTCTCGAGTTACAGCCTGACCGAGAGCGGCTTGGCGCGGCTGATCCGCAAGACCTACGAGCTGCTCGGCCTCATCTCGTTCTTCACCGTCGGCGAAGACGAGTGCCGCGCCTGGACGGTGAAGCGCGGCTCGCGCGCCGTGGAAGCCGCCGGCGCCATTCACTCGGATCTGGAGAAGCATTTCATCCGCGCCGAGACCATCCACTGGGACCAGTTGCTCGAGGCCGGGTCGGAAGCCAATGCGCGCGGCAAGGGCACGCTGCGCCTGGAAGGCAAGGATTACATTGTGAAAGACGGCGACGTCATGCATATTCGCCACAGCGGATAA
- a CDS encoding VWA domain-containing protein, whose product MFPKTALIRRLKVLILAALALALLAPLGRAQSSSSQNSSSQQNPPSNPQEGAPSAGGPEGDVGTIAVPKKKEEAPKVEKKEKFKQPAGLPDYSLRVDVPSVNVDVLVTTKDGGFVPGLRPENFRILEDGVPQKVTSFNQSEAPITAVLLVEFAHTSYYFIDDMLNASYSFTQMLKPQDWVAVVSYDMRTKILTDFTQDKRQVYGALGTMRIPGFSETNLFDALYDTLDRLERIEGHKYIILVASGVDTFSKHTLDDAYKKVKATPDVTIYTISTGGFVRTLAENRGMSPITNLTYLQADNQMASFAKQTGGVAFKPRFPAEFPEVFRAIGATIRNQYSLTYHPTNTAQDGSYRKIKVELVDPSSGGRLKVVNEKGKEVKYQIIARDGYNAKHQVE is encoded by the coding sequence ATGTTCCCGAAAACAGCCTTAATCCGACGACTAAAAGTACTAATACTTGCGGCCCTGGCGCTGGCCCTGCTGGCCCCGCTTGGGCGGGCGCAAAGCTCGAGCTCGCAGAACTCCTCTTCCCAGCAGAACCCGCCGTCAAACCCGCAGGAGGGCGCGCCGTCCGCCGGCGGCCCCGAGGGCGACGTCGGCACCATTGCCGTGCCGAAGAAGAAGGAAGAGGCGCCGAAGGTCGAGAAGAAAGAGAAGTTCAAGCAGCCCGCAGGCCTGCCCGACTACTCCCTGCGGGTGGACGTCCCATCGGTCAACGTGGACGTGCTGGTGACGACCAAGGACGGCGGCTTCGTCCCGGGCCTGCGGCCGGAGAACTTCCGCATCCTGGAAGACGGCGTGCCGCAGAAGGTCACCAGCTTCAACCAGAGCGAGGCGCCCATCACCGCGGTGCTGCTGGTGGAGTTCGCCCACACCAGCTACTACTTCATCGACGACATGCTGAACGCGTCCTACAGCTTCACCCAGATGCTGAAGCCGCAGGACTGGGTGGCGGTGGTGTCGTACGACATGCGGACGAAGATCCTCACCGATTTCACGCAGGACAAGCGGCAGGTCTATGGCGCGCTCGGGACGATGCGCATCCCGGGGTTCAGCGAGACCAACCTGTTCGACGCGCTCTACGACACGCTCGACCGGCTGGAGCGCATCGAGGGACACAAGTACATCATCCTGGTCGCCAGCGGCGTCGACACCTTCAGCAAGCACACGCTCGACGACGCCTACAAGAAGGTCAAGGCCACGCCCGACGTGACCATCTACACCATCAGCACGGGCGGGTTCGTCCGCACGCTGGCGGAGAACCGCGGGATGTCGCCCATCACGAACCTCACCTACCTCCAGGCCGACAACCAGATGGCATCGTTCGCCAAGCAGACCGGCGGCGTCGCCTTCAAGCCGCGCTTCCCGGCGGAGTTCCCCGAGGTCTTCCGCGCCATCGGCGCGACCATCCGCAACCAGTACTCGCTCACCTACCACCCGACCAACACGGCCCAGGATGGCAGCTACCGCAAGATCAAGGTGGAGCTGGTGGACCCCTCGAGCGGCGGCAGGCTGAAGGTCGTCAACGAAAAAGGCAAGGAAGTGAAGTACCAGATCATCGCGCGCGACGGATACAACGCGAAGCACCAGGTGGAGTAG